From the Paenibacillus tianjinensis genome, the window TGGCCGACACTATTTACTGTCATTGGCAGCTTGATCGGTGCACCGCTGGGTTCAAAAATAAGCGCCAAAATGAACGTAAAGGTGCTGAGATATGCTTTAATCATCCTTATCTCTTTAACCTCTGTTAAGATTTGGTCCTCTATCCTTTAGGAGGAGCATGTATGAAAGATTATAAAATGTTCTTTATTCGTCATTATATACCCATAGGGGTAACTGTATATAAAAGGTGGGTCTAAATAAAAATGTCTGAACAATCTACAATTGTGCTCTTTAGCGGTGAACTCGATAAGGCGATTGCCGCTTTTATAATAGCTAACGGGGCTGCAGCTTATGATCATGAAGTGACGATTTTCTTTACCTTCTGGGGATTGAATGCCCTTCGCAAAGATGAGGTGATCCAAACCAATAAGAGCTTTCTTGAAAAAGCATTCGGCTGGATGATGCCGCGCGGCGCTAACAAGCTGGGTCTTTCTAAAATGAATTTCGGCGGGCTTGGACCCCAGATGATCAAGCATGTCATGAAGAAGCATAATGCATTGTCATTGCCACAATTGATTGAGCTTGCAAAGGAGCAAGGAGTCAAGCTTGTTGCCTGTACGATGACTATGGATCTTCTAGGTCTAAAACAGGAAGAACTGATGGACGGTATCGAATATGCAGGTGTTGCCGCTTATCTCGGCGATGCATCAAACGGAAAAGTCAACTTGTTTATATAGCGTGTATATTGAATGGTTTTGCTCTATACTATACCTATACAGGTATTGCTTATAAGAGGAGATGAACAGATATGGAATACAATTATCCCAATGAAATTAAAACCCGTTTGCGCAGAATCGAAGGACAGATTCGCGGCGTGCTGCGGTTAATGGATGAAGGTAAGTCCTGCAAAGAGGTCGTTTCACAGTTGTCTGCCATTCGCAACGCCTCCGATAGAGCGCTTGCTCAAATTGTGGCGGAGAATCTGCAGCAATGTATTTTGGAAGAACAAGCCAACGGTAATCCAGATCCGGGAAAAATGGTCAAAGAAGCTGTGGAATTGCTTGTTAAAAGCAGATGAGTGAGGAAAGACTACAGATAAACAAACACCAGGAGGATGAATACAGCATGGCTTATAAAGAAATGGCCCCTAGTGAACTAGCGAGCCGTCTTAACCAAGGTGAGTCGTTATCGGTACTCGATGTTCGTGAAGTCGAAGAATGGGAGGAAGGCCACGTTGCAGGCGCTAAGCATATTCCGCTCGGTGAACTGAATTTGAGACTGAACGAGCTTGACCCTGCACGTGAAACCATCGTGATCTGCCGCAGCGGGAATCGCAGCGGAATGGCTTGTGAGCTTCTAAACGATAAGGGATTTAAGGTTATCAATATGACCGGCGGTCTCCTTGCCTGGACTGACAAACTGGTTCGCGAATAAATACGAATATATTGATATTCAGCAGCAACTGAGGTTTCCAGCAGTTGCTGCGTTTCATTCATGGATGTGCAGAGTTCTGCATAACGAAAAAAATTGTTTACCAATAAGAAGCATTGAAAAAGTATCAATGGCAGGCTATAATACCCATAGGGGTATTAGTATTAAATTCAAATGCATTATCGATAATAAAAAGGAGAGAAAACCACATGGCATTTCAAATACCTAAAGCCGTCACACCACAAGAAGTAGCTGAACAAATACAAAAAGGAAAGTCGCTGAATGTATTGGATGTTCGCGAATTGGCGGAGTGGGTAGAGGGGCATGTTGAAGGTGCCAAACATATTCCGCTGGGCCAATTAATTGAACGGCACAAGGAATTAGATCGTGGCCAGGAGTTCATTATCATGTGCCGAAGCGGAAATCGCAGCGGTTTGGCTTGCGAGCTGCTGTATGAAAAGGGATATAAAGTAGTTAACATGACGGGTGGGTTAACCGTATGGAACAGCGTACTTGTCCGGGATTGATAAAAGAGTTTCATTAGAAGGGATATCCATATGATTATTTTCTATATAGCCAGTCTATTGGTGTTGTGGTGGATATTGATTCAGCTTTTGCCAGTTCCGTTCCTTACCTGTGTGAATCGCAAGGAATGGTCTCTATTGGAAGATCGGTGGTCCAAAGCGAAATTACTCGACGTTAGGGATACGAACGAGTACAGAGAGGGGCATATTCCCGGATCCATCAATATTTCTGTTGGCCGGCTGCCCGTTGTATGGAAAAAAGACCTTTCGGCAGAGGATGAAGTGATTATATTCTCGCACAACTGGCTGCAAAGAAAAAAAGCGGCGAGGATTCTGGCGAGAAGGGGATTTACCAGACTATACGCCGTTAAGGATTGTTTTCTTCCTCTGAATCGAGAGAGAGAATGTTATGAATATGATTGCAGGTAGGTGAAGGAAAATGAATAACTTTTTCTATATTATACTAGCGTTAGTTGTACTCTGGATTTTATACAAACAGTACGCGCCAGTGAAAGGTCTGCGTGCTCTTACACCGGAACAGTTTCAAAGCGAAGCCAAGGGAAACAAGGTGATCGACGTTCGGGAAATACATGAATATAAGCGGGGCCACATCAAAGGAGCCGTAAATATTCCCCTCAGCCAGCTTCAGCAGCATATAGACGAAATCCCAAAAGATTGTAAGGTTTTAGTGTATTGTCAGAGTGGGATTCGAAGCAAACAAGCCGCAAAGATACTTGTACGAAAAGGATTTTCCAGTGTAGCGGAACTACGTGGCGGGATGATGTCTTGGAAGGGTCCGACTCAAAAATAGACCTCAGTATACTTAACAAAACCAATGAGTTCGAACTCATTGGTTTTTCTTTATAGAAACTTAATAATGTTTCAATAATATATACTGTTAAGTCAAGTTCATATTAGGGAGGTTCTTGTGAAAGGTAAAACTGTGCTGGTTATAGAGGATGATGCTAAGATTCGAAAGTTGATCAGGCTTTATCTAGAAAATGAGGGTTACGAGGTATTTGAAGCAAAAGATGGAAGGGAGGGCAAGGAGGTATTTGAGAAACTGGATCCTTGCTTTGTAATTACTGATTTGATACTTCCTCACGTGAGTGGCGAGGAGATTTGTCAATGGATCCGATCCGATCAAAACAGTGATGTGCCGTTAATGATCCTAACTGCGAAGGTAGAAGAATCAGAACGGATTTGGGGATTACAAATGGGCGCGGACGATTATGTTACAAAACCCTTTAGCCCCAAAGAGGTCGTTGTCCGGGTTGAGACCATATTGAGAAGAACCGCAAACCGATGCAGCAAAATCAGTTATAGGGGGCTTACCTTGAAGCCGCTTCGGGGAGAAGCCAAATATGACGGAAAGATTGTTCCACTTACGAATCACGAGTTTCAATTATTGTATTTTTTCTTGCGCCATCCCAATCAAGTCTTGAACCGAAATCAAATTCTGCAAGAATTATATCCCTATGAGGAAAAACAGGTTATTGACCGGACAATAGACGTTCATGTCAGCAAGTTGCGCGAGAAACTTAATGGCGCAGGGGCATCG encodes:
- a CDS encoding DsrE/DsrF/DrsH-like family protein; the protein is MSEQSTIVLFSGELDKAIAAFIIANGAAAYDHEVTIFFTFWGLNALRKDEVIQTNKSFLEKAFGWMMPRGANKLGLSKMNFGGLGPQMIKHVMKKHNALSLPQLIELAKEQGVKLVACTMTMDLLGLKQEELMDGIEYAGVAAYLGDASNGKVNLFI
- a CDS encoding metal-sensitive transcriptional regulator; the encoded protein is MEYNYPNEIKTRLRRIEGQIRGVLRLMDEGKSCKEVVSQLSAIRNASDRALAQIVAENLQQCILEEQANGNPDPGKMVKEAVELLVKSR
- a CDS encoding rhodanese-like domain-containing protein, encoding MAYKEMAPSELASRLNQGESLSVLDVREVEEWEEGHVAGAKHIPLGELNLRLNELDPARETIVICRSGNRSGMACELLNDKGFKVINMTGGLLAWTDKLVRE
- a CDS encoding rhodanese-like domain-containing protein, which translates into the protein MAFQIPKAVTPQEVAEQIQKGKSLNVLDVRELAEWVEGHVEGAKHIPLGQLIERHKELDRGQEFIIMCRSGNRSGLACELLYEKGYKVVNMTGGLTVWNSVLVRD
- a CDS encoding rhodanese-like domain-containing protein, whose protein sequence is MIIFYIASLLVLWWILIQLLPVPFLTCVNRKEWSLLEDRWSKAKLLDVRDTNEYREGHIPGSINISVGRLPVVWKKDLSAEDEVIIFSHNWLQRKKAARILARRGFTRLYAVKDCFLPLNRERECYEYDCR
- a CDS encoding rhodanese-like domain-containing protein, with the protein product MNNFFYIILALVVLWILYKQYAPVKGLRALTPEQFQSEAKGNKVIDVREIHEYKRGHIKGAVNIPLSQLQQHIDEIPKDCKVLVYCQSGIRSKQAAKILVRKGFSSVAELRGGMMSWKGPTQK
- a CDS encoding response regulator transcription factor, with amino-acid sequence MKGKTVLVIEDDAKIRKLIRLYLENEGYEVFEAKDGREGKEVFEKLDPCFVITDLILPHVSGEEICQWIRSDQNSDVPLMILTAKVEESERIWGLQMGADDYVTKPFSPKEVVVRVETILRRTANRCSKISYRGLTLKPLRGEAKYDGKIVPLTNHEFQLLYFFLRHPNQVLNRNQILQELYPYEEKQVIDRTIDVHVSKLREKLNGAGASSDMIDTIRGMGYRFNGYE